From the genome of Mycobacterium kansasii ATCC 12478:
GGTTGCTCGGGTGACCGGAACTCGGCCTGGTCCTGGTACTTCGGCGGACGCACCCGCTCCGCTACAAACGAACCCTGCACCCCCGATGGTCGCCCGAACGCTTGACGCGATGCGGAATCGACCGGTGGCCGAAAGACGGGACGCGGCGCCAGGCGGGGGCCGCCGTCCCCGACACCGGTACTGCCACTGTTTTTGCCTTGGTCGGAGGTCACGTGATCCTCTTCTGGTTCTCTGCTGGGCGTTGGCGACACGGACCACGACGGCCCGTCCTACCGGACGCGGCGTTATCGGTGTCCACCCTAGTATCCGTGACATTTCTGATGGCTGAAGCCAGCAGCCGGCCGGCCTTCATTCGGGGTGCAGCCAGCCAACCAAGCTAGCGACGCTTCCGCTGGCCACGGACATCGCGCTGAGCGAAGGGATCCGGCAGCGGCGTCGCGTCGTCGGACGGCTGATGCGGGATTTCGGACAGCAACCCGAGCAGCGTGCTGGGGATGCGGATCGGGCGCGAGTCGCGTAGCGCGGCACGAGCACGGCTGTGGTCGTCTACTTCGGCAGCGCACTGCGGGCACAGCGACAGGTGATGCGCCGCGCGCAAGTGGGCGTTCATTGTCAGCTCACCATCGACAAACGCGGCAATGGCCTCTATGGACAGGTGCTCGGTGGACCGGAACCGACGCGGCGCACCGACCGGCGCATCGCTTTGGGAAGCGAATTGGGTGGGAAGCCAGGAGAATGCGCGCCGAAACACATGTCCCCGGTCGGCCATCACCAGCTCCTTCCCTGCGCTTTCGAGCCGTTTCTAGGCCTTGACTAGCCTTAACTAGCCTTTTGTCGGCTTGGTAGTTCGAATGTAGCGCGGTGCGGGGCCGGATAACCATCATCGGCGGGTAAAACCCGAGGATTTGGGACCGGTTGGCAACCATGCAGTAGCCAAACCGACAGGCGCGTGTCTTAACCGCCAGTCTTACCCGAGCGTGCGTAGGCCTGACCGTGTTCGGGGTGCGCGGCGAGGTAGTCGCGCAACGCCTGGCGTCCGCGGTGGATCCGGCTTCGCACGGTGCCGAGCTTGACACCGAGGGTGGCGCCAATCTCCTCGTAGGACAAACCTTCGATATCGCACAACACGACTGCGGCACGAAACTCCGGCGGCAGCGAATCGAGGGCAGCCTGCAAATCGGGCCCCAGACGTGCGTCGTGATAGATCTGCTCGGGGTTGGGGTCGTCGGCAGGCACCCGGTCGTAATCCTCGGGCAACGCCTCCATCCGGATGCGGGTCCGGCGGCGGACCATGTCGAGAAACAGGTTGGTGGTGATGCGGTGCAACCAGCCCTCGAAGGTCCCCGGTTGGTAGTTCTGGACCGACCGGAAAACCCTGATGAACGTTTCTTGCGTCAGGTCCTCGGCATCGTGCTGATTGCCGGAGAGCCGGTAGGCCAGCCGGTACACCCGGTCGGCGTGCTGGCGCACCAGCTCGTCCCACGACGGCATTGTGGCCTTGTCCCCGGTCGCGTCGAATACCGCAGTACCAAGTAACCCGTCGGATGGTTCGACCCACTCATCGTCGCGGATCTGTCGGGGGTGAGACATGGTTGTCGTGCTCAAAGTGGCGATGTCGTGTCCCTCCGGAATTCCCCTGCCATCAAGCGTTGGCAGCTCGTCTCCGGCAACGCGAAGTTGCCATTCAGTATTCCCCGCCCAGCGTCCGCCTCGTTCCATACCGATACCGTCGCGTACCGGCGTGTGGGCGGTATATGAGCAAACTGAGCTTTAGCTGAGAAACCATTCCGTTACCTGGATTTTCCTGGGCTTTTCGGTGGCGGGGTGACCTTCATCGCGCGACGCATCCCGGGCGTGTCCGCAGCGGCTGCGCGGTGCCGGCCCAGGTCCGGCCATCGGGCGCGCCTGCCCGACGGCGTCGCCGATCCGGCATACGCTGCCGACATGGACGGCACCGGTGACAGCTCGGTCGCCCACGGCCCGCAGGCCCCCAGTCGAGCCGAACTGATGTCTGCGCACGCCGAGGGGTCGATATCTGAAGACGCGATCCTGACCAGCGCCCGTGAACGGGCCATGGACATCGGCGCCGGGGCGGTGTCGCCCGCGGTCGGCGCCCTGCTGAGCCTGCTGGCCAAGCTCAGCGGCGGCAAGGCGGTCGCCGAGGTGGGTACCGGAGCGGGTGTCAGCGGACTGTGGTTGCTGTCCGGCATGAGCAATGACGGCGTGCTGACCACGATCGATATCGAGCCCGAGCACTTGCGGCTCGCCAAGCAGGCCTTCCACGAGGCGGGAATCGGTCCGTCACGCACCAGACTGATCGGCGGGCGTGCCCAAGAGGTGCTGACCCGACTCGCCGACGAGGCCTATGACCTGGTGTTCGTCGACGCCGACCCGGTCGACCAACCGGACTACGTGGTCGAGGGTGTGCGGTTGCTGCGACCCGGCGGGGTCATCGTGGTGCACCGGGCAGCGCTGGGCGGACGGGCCGGTGATCCGGCGGCACGCGACGCCGAGGTGACCGCGGTCCGCGAGGCGGCCCGACTGATCGCCGAGGACGAACGGCTCACCCCGGCCCTGGTGCCGCTGGGTGATGGGCTGCTGGCCGCCGTCCGGGATTAGGACGCCAGCTCGGGTCGGTGATCGCCCGGGTTCTGCGTCGCTCGGGTGGTCGTCCACGGTGAATCCACCCGTGCCGGCCACATGGATCGGCCCGACCTGAAGGGAACACAGGTTTTCGAACTCCTCATCGCCGGACAGATTCCGGCGGGGGCGGCCAGGAACGAACATGCTGCCGTCAGACACCAGATGGTCAACCAGACCCTCCGCGTCCACCAGTTCCCCGACCGCCCCCGCCTGGGCTTCACTGCTCAGGCCGATAACCCAGCGAGGCACACCGGCTAACGGTCAGGGGCACATGAACGAAATCGGCGGGCAGACAAACGTGCCCGGGTCAAGTGGGCCTTCGGCGTAGAGCCCCGGCTGGCCTGATACCTGGTGGTATTCGTGGCAGGTGTTCATGTCCCAGCCGGTCGCCAGGTCTCGGACCCGAAAATCAACTGGGTCTCCCGGACACCAGGTGCCGTGGCAGACCGGGTCGCACCGAACATCGGCACGCGCGGTCGCGGCACCCGGCCCCAAGGCGGCGAGCCACAAGGTGGCGACCGCGCCGAAGCCCGAAATCAGAGCACCGACGAGCGTCCGCTTGACCGTGCTGACCATATCGTTTTCCTTTCCCTGTCCGCGTCCCTGTCCGCGTCCCTGTCCGCGTCCCTGTCCGCGTCCATGTCCGCGTCCCTGTCCGCGCCCATCCGTAACGGAGCGTGTCCTCCCTTTTGCTGCGCCCAAGTACACAGTGGTGGCGCCGCTACCGATCTCAAATTGCGTAATCGCACGGACGCGTTGCGGCCGACATCACATAGGGAAGGTCGGGACATGGGGAAGGTCGGGGCATCTCGTCAGCTCACCCCGCCCCGCGCCCCGACAACCAGCCGATGATTAGCACTAACGCTGTCGCCAAACGTCCGGACCGGCTCTCGGCGCGAGCGGCGGCAGACAAGGCACTGCGAGGTCGGCTGACCAAACGCCAGGCCGATGACGCATGGGCAGCCGCGTGCGCCGCGGTCGTGTCGCAGAACTGAACGAAGGTCCGCAGACACACAGGCCGCCTCTCTTGACTTTTCACTGAACAGTCGTTTAACGTACTGAACATGCGTTCAGTCGACTTGACTGCGGCAGCCCGCATCAGGGATGCGGCGATCGAGCAGTTTGGTCAGCACGGCTTCGGCGTTGGGCTGCGAACCATCGCCGAAGCCGCGGAGGTGAGCGCCGCCCTGGTCATCCACCACTTCGGCTCCAAGGACGGTCTGCGCAAGGCCTGCGACGACTACGTG
Proteins encoded in this window:
- the rseA gene encoding anti-sigma E factor RseA is translated as MADRGHVFRRAFSWLPTQFASQSDAPVGAPRRFRSTEHLSIEAIAAFVDGELTMNAHLRAAHHLSLCPQCAAEVDDHSRARAALRDSRPIRIPSTLLGLLSEIPHQPSDDATPLPDPFAQRDVRGQRKRR
- the sigE gene encoding RNA polymerase sigma factor SigE produces the protein MERGGRWAGNTEWQLRVAGDELPTLDGRGIPEGHDIATLSTTTMSHPRQIRDDEWVEPSDGLLGTAVFDATGDKATMPSWDELVRQHADRVYRLAYRLSGNQHDAEDLTQETFIRVFRSVQNYQPGTFEGWLHRITTNLFLDMVRRRTRIRMEALPEDYDRVPADDPNPEQIYHDARLGPDLQAALDSLPPEFRAAVVLCDIEGLSYEEIGATLGVKLGTVRSRIHRGRQALRDYLAAHPEHGQAYARSGKTGG
- a CDS encoding O-methyltransferase, whose amino-acid sequence is MDGTGDSSVAHGPQAPSRAELMSAHAEGSISEDAILTSARERAMDIGAGAVSPAVGALLSLLAKLSGGKAVAEVGTGAGVSGLWLLSGMSNDGVLTTIDIEPEHLRLAKQAFHEAGIGPSRTRLIGGRAQEVLTRLADEAYDLVFVDADPVDQPDYVVEGVRLLRPGGVIVVHRAALGGRAGDPAARDAEVTAVREAARLIAEDERLTPALVPLGDGLLAAVRD